DNA from Zonotrichia leucophrys gambelii isolate GWCS_2022_RI chromosome 5, RI_Zleu_2.0, whole genome shotgun sequence:
CCCGCCCAACACGGGGGCCGaagggacaccgaggggacaccgaggggaccCGGGGACACGGGGCGTCCAGAGAAAACCGGAGGGACGGGGACAtcgggacacagggacacagcggggacacagcggggactcagaggggacactggggggcgCCAGGGGACGCTCAGGGATGTGAGGGGGACACCGGGGAGATGGGGGATGTTCGGGCCGCTGGGGAtaatttggggacactgggatgtaAGGGGACATTTAGGGGCGCTGGGGGGAGCGGGGCACATCcggggcactggggacatgggggacaccagggacacggGAGGGTGGGGGGGACTCAGGGGATACTGGGGACATTGTGGCCTTTGGGGACCCTGGGGAAAGTGATcctcagggaagggcagggcccGTGTAAGGTCACCGCACCGGGAGCGATGTGACCCCGCGGGCCAGCCAGCCCCTGCGGTGCGACCAGAGGTGTCCTTACCCATGTCGTGGAGCAGAGGCACCACGTCCAGGGCGAGGTCGAGGCGCAGGCGGGGCAGGGACAGCGCGGTGGCCCTGGGCGGGGTGCGGGCCGCCCGCCGCAGCAGCGCCAGGAAGGTGGCGGGGTCCAGCGCCCGCTCCAGGCTCTCCAGGGGCTCCAGCGGCTCCCGCGGCATCAGCACCACGAGGCTCAGCCCCCCGTGCAGCTCCAGCCGCCCCACCTGTGGGGCAGAACCCCCCTAAGAGCCCCTGCGGGACCCCACGGACCGGCACCCCCACGGTGCCACCAGAGAGGTGCCAGCCTGGCATCCCCCAAAGCCCCAGGGGAGCgagagcacagcctgtgcccctTTCAGTTCCAGGGCAGTGACATCAGCCTGGCATCCTCCCCGAGTGCCGCAGGAGTTATATCACAGCCTGGCACTCCTCCTTAGTTCTGCTGCAGTGGCATCATGCCAACATTCCCCTAGCAGTGACCCCCAGCACCTGGCGGGGCTACCTGGACCCGCAGGCGGGAGTCGCTGAAGGAGGCCACGGGGTACTTGGCGCTGGTCATGGTGGGCACCTTGCGGGGGCTCTGCCCGGGCcgcaggaagggcagcagcaccgTCTTCTTGCGGTCCAGCGGCGTGCGCCAGGCGGCTGCGGGGACACGGCACCGCGGCTGGGGCACCGGGGCACCGGGGGGGCCGCGCCGGGCGGCCTCAGCCCCGCTCCCCCTGCCCGGGGGATGGCCGGGGGGATggccaggggatgctcagggggaTGCTCGGGAGATGCCCGAAGGATGCCCGAGGGATGTCCGGGAGATGCACGGGGGATGACCGAGGGGATACCCGGGGGATACCCAGGGGATGCCCGAAGGATGACCGGGGGATGCCAGGGGGATGCCCGGTGGCGGGGCCGTACCGCGCAGATGGACTgcgctgagcagcagcaggctgggctctgggggcagcGCGGAGAGCAGCGAGGGCAGCAGCCCCTTGCTGGCCTCCCGCACCCAGGCGTTGATGCGCTGCAGGTCCAGGCTCTCGTTGCCGCTCAGGGCGTACGGGCGGGCGCCGTAGAAGCGCAGGGAGTCGTTGAGGAAGCGGGGtcggagctgcagctctgcgCGGCGGCACGGCCCGCTGTCAGCCCCGGTGCCCGGCCGAGAGCGGCGCCCCACCGGCACCCGGTGCCCGTCTCACCTGGGTTGTGGAAAATCTGGGCGGCCGAGAAGAGGCCTGGCGTGctggccagctgctgcagggcgcCGTGCACGCAGTGCAGCCCCGGCGGGTACGCCAGGAGGGCGGCCAGACGCTCCTGCGTTTCTCCGCGGGCGCCTGCGGGCACAGGGGAGGCTCGGCTCGGTGCCCGGCTGGGACAGCGGTGACACGGCATCGCCGGTGCCCGCGGGCAGCCCCTCACCCAGTAGCAGGTGCGAGAGCCCCGTGGCGACGGTGATGGGGGAGAAGAGCAGGTTGGCGTCGGGCCCGGCCTCCTCTGCCATGCGCTGGTAGAAGCGGAGGGCGAAGGTGCCCAGAGCCTCGGCCACGGCAGCCCGCTGCTCCCCCGTGGGCTCCCCGCAGGCGTCGGGCGGCTCCTCGTCCCCAGGGCACGGCGGGGCGCTGGTGCCGGGCGTGGGCACTGCCGTGGTGCCAATGGAGTCCAGCTCCTCCAGTGCCCCCTCTgtcactgtggggctggggacatctGTGATACCCCAGCCATCGGCTGCGGTGTCCAGCTCCTCCAGTGCCCACTCTGtcgctgtggggctggggacatctGTGATACCCCAGCCATCGGCTGCGGTGTCCAGCTCCTCCAGTGCCCACTCTGTCGCTGGGGCTGGACATCGTGATACCCAACATCGGTGCGGTGCCATCAGTGCCCCGGGGCGGTACATCTGTGACACCAGCGACCCTCGGGGTGAGCGCTGGGGGTCCCCACGTCCTGCGAGGGAGCCGAGGTACGAGCAGGGGGCACAGGAGGTGTCGGGGGCTCCCCAAGCAGCGGCGTCCAGCTGGGAGTGGCATCCAGAGCGagcacctgggcacagggatgtgtgtgAGGGGGGCATGGGGTACTCGGGTGGGGGCTCGGATGAGGAGTCTGGAGGGGTGTCAGGCACAGGGAGCCCGTGTCCCTGAGCCACACTTACCGGGGTGACAGTGACCGTGGCTGTGGCCACCAGCCAGGCCAGAGGCAGCCAGGGTGTCTTGATGGCCATGCTGGCGGGAAGGCACAGGTCAAGGACAGGACAGACACCCAGCATCCCCCACCCCGGACCCCCACCCCACTCCCTGCACCACCCGTACCCCCACCCGTACCCCCATCCCGGGGAGCCCCCGCTCTGTCCCCCCGTCGGACCGGCTGTGGGGGACGGGAGGTGGCAGCGCCCCGGGCCCACCTGGGTGCCCGGCGGGTCGGTCCCTGCGTGTCCGGGAGATCTGGCCGGCTCCGACCCTGCCTGGTTAAAAATTAAGGAACTTCCCGTAAATCAGCCGGGACAGTGCCGGTAATGCGGGGGCGGGCACGGGGGTGCGGAGGCAGCCGGGATGCCGACCCGCGTCCCGTTTCGGTCCCGTCAGCCGCCCGTCTGCGCGGGGTGCCGGCTCTGTGTCACCCCTGGCACACCCCGCGGTGACGGGGGTCGccggccgcccccggcccgTCTGTGCCCACCCACCCGTGCCGGGGGCGCGGCCGCAGAATCTCGTCCCGCCCGGCCGGAGGCGTGACCCCACGGAGCCCATCCCCGTGGCACCGGGCACCGATCACCATGGCCGGGCGGATCGCCAAGGTGGgcaccgggagcaccgggacGGGAGCAAGACTCCGGTGCCGCTGCGGTACCGGCCCGGGGGTC
Protein-coding regions in this window:
- the SERPING1 gene encoding plasma protease C1 inhibitor, which produces MGSVGSRLRPGGTRFCGRAPGTGGWAQTGRGRRPDLPDTQGPTRRAPSMAIKTPWLPLAWLVATATVTVTPVLALDATPSWTPLLGEPPTPPVPPARTSAPSQDVGTPSAHPEGRWSDGWGITDVPSPTVTEGALEELDSIGTTAVPTPGTSAPPCPGDEEPPDACGEPTGEQRAAVAEALGTFALRFYQRMAEEAGPDANLLFSPITVATGLSHLLLGARGETQERLAALLAYPPGLHCVHGALQQLASTPGLFSAAQIFHNPELQLRPRFLNDSLRFYGARPYALSGNESLDLQRINAWVREASKGLLPSLLSALPPEPSLLLLSAVHLRAAWRTPLDRKKTVLLPFLRPGQSPRKVPTMTSAKYPVASFSDSRLRVQVGRLELHGGLSLVVLMPREPLEPLESLERALDPATFLALLRRAARTPPRATALSLPRLRLDLALDVVPLLHDMDFGLFLDAELCGLARGPAVVDTARHRAVLALDEAGVEAAAAMATSVARSALVLEALRPFLFVLWHNSGDFPVFMGRLSDPQP